In the genome of Anomalospiza imberbis isolate Cuckoo-Finch-1a 21T00152 chromosome 11, ASM3175350v1, whole genome shotgun sequence, one region contains:
- the IP6K2 gene encoding inositol hexakisphosphate kinase 2: MSPAFGAMEVEHYSKGVLLEPFVHQVGGHSCVLRFNDKTICKPLIQREHQFYETLPTEMRKFTPQYEGVVSVSFEEDEDGNLCLIAYPLNGDHDNLENLDNSDCEPKSKLLRWTNKKTLLLENEKISKEWVRQHRKEEKMKSHKLEEEFEWLKKSEVLYYTVEKKGNVSSQFKHHNPWSMKCHQQQLQRMKENAKHRNQYKFILLENLTSRYEVPCVLDLKMGTRQHGDDASEEKKANQIRKCQQSTSAVIGVRVCGMQVYQAGTGQLMFMNKYHGRKLSVQGFKEALYQFFHNGKYLRRELFESVIKKLTELKSVLEKQESYRFYSSSLLIIYDGKERQEVAVDSDPEDLEDLSEESSDESAGAYAYKPTASTVDVRMIDFAHTTCKYYGEDSVVHEGQDTGYVFGLQNLIDIIKEIRDESSE, translated from the exons ATGAGCCCAGCATTTGGAGCAATGGAAGTGGAGCACTATTCCAAGGGAGTCTTACTCGAGCCTTTTGTCCACCAAGTAGGAGGACACTCCTGTGTCCTCCGGTTTAACGACAAGACCATCTGTAAACCTCTTATTCAGCGAGAACACCAGTTCTATGAGACTCTCCCAACAGAAATGCGTAAATTCACTCCACAGTATGAGG gtGTGGTATCAGTGAGCTTTGAAGAGGATGAAGATGGAAACTTATGTCTAATAGCATATCCATTGAACGGGGACCACGATAACTTAGAAAACTTAGATAATTCTGACTGTGAACCCAAAAGTAAGCTATTGCGCTGGACTAACAAAAAGACACTGTTGTTAGAAAATGAGAAGATATCAAAGGAATGGGTCCGGCAGcacaggaaagaggaaaaaatgaaaag CCACAAACTGGAGGAAGAATTTGAGTGGCTGAAGAAATCTGAAGTCTTGTATTACACTgtagagaaaaaaggaaatgtcaGTTCTCAGTTTAAACACCATAATCCTTGGAGCATGAAATGTCACCAGCAACAGTTACAGCGGATGAAGGAAAATGCAAAGCACCGAAATCAATATA AATTCATTTTGCTGGAGAACCTGACGTCTCGCTACGAGGTTCCGTGTGTGCTGGACCTGAAGATGGGGACCCGGCAGCACGGCGACGACGCGTCCGAGGAGAAGAAGGCGAATCAGATCCGCAAGTGCCAGCAGAGCACCTCGGCCGTGATCGGGGTGCGCGTCTGTGGCATGCAG GTCTACCAGGCAGGCACTGGCCAGCTGATGTTCATGAATAAATACCACGGAAGAAAACTCTCAGTCCAAGGATTCAAAGAAGCACTTTACCAGTTCTTTCATAATGGCAAATACCTGCGCAGGGAACTCTTTGAGTCCGTTATTAAAAAACTTACTGAACTCAAGTCTGTGCTGGAGAAACAGGAGTCCTATCGCTTCTATTCAAGCTCCTTGCTGATCATCTATGATGGAAAGGAAAGGCAGGAAGTTGCCGTTGACTCGGATCCAGAGGACCTAGAGGACCTTTCAGAGGAATCTTCAGATGAGTCAGCAGGAGCCTATGCCTACAAACCAACTGCCAGTACTGTCGATGTCCGCATGATAGACTTTGCCCACACAACCTGCAAGTACTATGGAGAAGATAGTGTGGTGCATGAGGGCCAAGACACGGGTTACGTTTTTGGACTCCAGAATTTAATAGatattattaaagaaataaGAGACGAAAGTAGTGAATAA